The Archangium primigenium genomic interval GCGGCCCCACCGACGGCGGCAGAGGCGCGGCGACCTCGGGCGGAGGTCGTGCCCGAGCGGGCCCTCGCGCGGGGGGCCTGGCGGGAGCCGGAGGCGGAGGGACGGGCGTGGGAGGTGGCGGCTCACGCCGGGGCGTGGGGGGGAGGATCTCCACGACGAGCGGCGCGGCGCGGACGCGCGCGGACTCGGGACGCACGGGCGCCGCCTCTCGCCGCCACACCCAGAGCCCCAGGGCCCCGTGCAGCACGAGGGACACTCCCACCGCCATCAGCAGGCGAGCGCGCCGCATGGGAGACCGCGCGGGAGGCGCCGCTCAGGGCGCGTGCAGGCCCTTGAGCACGTCCAGGGCCTCGGAGATGTGCCGCGTCGCCTGGAGCTGCGAGCTGAACACGTGCCGCACGATGCCCTGCCGATCGATGACGTAGGTGACCCGGCCCGGCATCAGCCCCAGGAACGAGCGCGGCACACCGAAGCGCTGGCGCAGTGAGCCATCCGCGTCACTCACCAGCGAGAAGGGCAGCCGGTGCTTGGAGGCGAACGCCTCGTGCGACGCGGAGCCGTCGGCGCTCACGCCGATGACCTCGGCGCCCGCGTCGGAGAAGGCCTCATAGGAATCCCGGAAGGAGCAGGCCTGGGCGGTGCAGCCCGGTGTGTCGTCCTTCGGGTAGAAGTAGACCACCACGGCCTTGCCCTGCCGCCGCAGCTCCCCGAGGCTCGCCACGCTTCCGTTCTTGAGGGTGAAGGTGAAGTCCGGGGCTTCGTCGCCGACCTTGATTGCCATGGGGAACTCCTGAGGGAGAGCGCCTGTATAGACCCGGGCCCGGCCGCCGGTAAGTCCTACCGTTTCCGCGCCGCACGCGCCCCCGTCCACTCCCACAAACCCGCGAAACTCCAGGGTTTTTCCAGGCCCACGGGGCTGGCACGCCGCCTGCTATGTCTCCTCCTCGTCCGGGGGGACACAGCAGTCGGGGGGAATTCGTCCGGGGGGACGATGCAGGGGACGGCGGAATCGGGGGATCTCGCCGGGGGGAACGCAGTCGAGGGGAGGATTTGGGGAGGAGCCGCGGGGGTGGCTCCTCCCCAAGTTCTTTTCAGGGGGTCGGCAGCTCCGCCCAGCGCACGGTCATCACGCCGGAGGTGCCCACCGCGTCGTAGTAGCTCACGACCTGCAGCTTGAAGTGGCGGCCCTGATCGCCGCGCACCACGTACACCTTGGGCTTGGGCGTGAGCTTGTGCGTGCCCACCTCGTAGTTGTACCAGCCGCCCTCGCGCTCGAAGACGGTGCCCGGGGTGGTGCCCTCGGAGGCCTCGTCCTCCAGGTAGCCGCTCGTCGGCGCGGCGCGCAGGGCGGCGAAGTCCGCGCCCTCCAGCACCGCCACCTTCACGCCCCCCGAGCCGTTCGCGCCGCCCCGGGTGCGCACGTGGAAGCGCTGGAAGGCCAGGTCCCACGTCGCGTCCACCGCCGCGTCCGCCTCGGCCCGCGTGTCCAGGTCCACGCCCACCCAGACCTCGCTGCTCGTCGCGTCCACGACCGTGGTCCAGCTCCCATCCGCGCCCGCCTCGCTCTTCACCCGGCCGGCCTCGGGCGTGTTCGTCTCGGGCTCGGGGGACAAACCAATGTCCTCGCCACAGGCCCCCAGCAGCCCCACGAGGCCCAGCCCCACCACGGTCCGCTTCATTCGCATGTCACGCTCCGATCAGAAACGCGCCGAGACTCCGGCGTAGAGGGCCCGTGGAGGAATGGGCAGGAAGCGCGCGTCCCCCGCGCCCGCGAGGTTGTTGCCCGCGACGAAGAGCTTCACCGCCTCGCCCAGGCTCTTGGAGAGCTGGGCGTCCACGGTCACGTAGCGGGGCGCGCGCACCGTCTCCTCCACCCCGTCGCCCTCCGCGTCCTCGAAGTAGGGCCGCGCGCCCACGACGCCGCCGCGCACCGAGGCCTCCAGGCCCCAGGGCCGGTAGCGCCAGCTCGCGCGCGCGGTGAGCCGGTGGGCCGCCTGTCCCGGCAGGGCCCGGTCCTCGGTGAGATCCCGCGCCTGGGTGAAGGTGTAGCCCAGCTCCACGAGCAGCGAGGCCGGCAGCCGCTGGTTCCACCCCACCTCCACGCCCCGCACCCGGGCCCGCGCGATGTTGTCGTAGCCAAAGCGCAGCCCCGCGGTCGTCTCCGGCAGGGTGACGACGGTGATCATGTCGCGCAAATCGTTCTGGAACAGGCTCAGCCACACCAGCGTGCCGTCCACGGGCCGCGCCTCCGCCGACACGTCCGCGCCCCGCGACGTCTCCGGCCGCAGCGCGGGGTTGCCCGCCACCACGTAGCCGACGCTCGGGTTCTCGAAGTCGATGAGCAGCTCCTGGAAGCTCGGCGAGCGGAACGCGAAGCCGTAGCTGGCGCGCACGGTGAGCGCGCTCAGCGGATCCACGCGCACCGCCAGGCGCGGCGTGGCCACGGTGCCGAACTGCGAGTCCACGTCCACGCGCAGGCCCGGCACCGCGACGAGCCCGGGCACCACCCGCCACGCGTCCTGGGCGAACAGCGACAAGCGCGAGCGGCGGCCC includes:
- a CDS encoding peroxiredoxin; translation: MAIKVGDEAPDFTFTLKNGSVASLGELRRQGKAVVVYFYPKDDTPGCTAQACSFRDSYEAFSDAGAEVIGVSADGSASHEAFASKHRLPFSLVSDADGSLRQRFGVPRSFLGLMPGRVTYVIDRQGIVRHVFSSQLQATRHISEALDVLKGLHAP
- a CDS encoding HmuY family protein; the protein is MRMKRTVVGLGLVGLLGACGEDIGLSPEPETNTPEAGRVKSEAGADGSWTTVVDATSSEVWVGVDLDTRAEADAAVDATWDLAFQRFHVRTRGGANGSGGVKVAVLEGADFAALRAAPTSGYLEDEASEGTTPGTVFEREGGWYNYEVGTHKLTPKPKVYVVRGDQGRHFKLQVVSYYDAVGTSGVMTVRWAELPTP